The Nitrospira tepida genome includes a window with the following:
- a CDS encoding M23 family metallopeptidase, with the protein MGHSSDQSDSYTVVIFRGSTAKPLRFNFPRKFVQKALIVGLILLVADLLVISHYIVRTGEVWELAAFRSEALSARAQTAAFSTAVDDLKRRLTAMREINQRLRVMLGIEEVKPGDLMNGQGGDAEPMGESSDGEIEDSNSALGERALSNSVLDSGKAESSIVRSSAISDDTPQEQLVNRVKQEIERLAAEASVQERTLQELSQAAEQRSFRWASTPSIWPVRGWVTSGFGPRISPFTEKPGWHDGLDIGAAPNAPIQAPAAGRVTMTGHDAKMGNLVRLDHGYGVETVYGHLAKALVKEGQRVKRGDVIALVGSTGLSTGPHLHYMVKVNGQAIDPNKYILD; encoded by the coding sequence ATGGGCCACAGTAGCGATCAGAGCGACTCTTATACGGTGGTTATTTTTCGAGGGTCCACGGCAAAGCCGCTTCGCTTTAATTTCCCCCGAAAATTCGTCCAGAAGGCCTTGATTGTCGGCTTGATCCTCTTGGTAGCCGATCTCCTGGTTATCTCCCACTACATTGTCAGAACCGGAGAGGTCTGGGAGCTAGCCGCCTTTCGGTCCGAGGCGCTGAGCGCTCGAGCCCAAACCGCCGCTTTTTCCACTGCCGTGGACGACCTCAAGCGTCGACTGACGGCGATGAGGGAGATCAATCAACGGCTTCGTGTAATGCTAGGAATTGAGGAGGTGAAGCCGGGAGATCTCATGAACGGCCAGGGTGGTGATGCCGAACCAATGGGTGAATCTTCAGATGGTGAGATTGAGGATTCAAATTCCGCATTAGGAGAGAGGGCTCTCTCCAATTCCGTGCTCGATAGCGGCAAAGCGGAGTCGAGTATAGTTCGGTCCTCTGCAATTTCCGACGATACCCCCCAAGAACAGTTAGTAAACCGCGTGAAACAAGAGATTGAGCGTCTTGCCGCGGAGGCATCCGTTCAAGAGCGGACTCTCCAGGAACTTTCACAGGCGGCGGAGCAGCGGTCTTTCCGGTGGGCCTCGACTCCTTCTATCTGGCCGGTCCGTGGGTGGGTGACATCCGGGTTTGGACCGCGAATCTCCCCGTTCACCGAGAAGCCAGGATGGCACGACGGGCTTGATATCGGTGCGGCCCCCAATGCTCCGATACAGGCTCCGGCTGCCGGTCGTGTCACCATGACCGGGCACGATGCGAAGATGGGGAATTTGGTTCGCCTTGATCATGGATATGGAGTCGAAACGGTCTACGGGCATCTGGCGAAAGCCTTGGTTAAAGAGGGACAGCGTGTAAAACGGGGAGATGTGATCGCGCTTGTCGGCAGCACAGGGTTATCAACGGGACCTCATCTGCATTACATGGTCAAGGTCAATGGTCAGGCCATTGACCCTAACAAGTATATTCTGGATTAG
- the cutA gene encoding divalent-cation tolerance protein CutA translates to MEVIVFVTTKSAWVAKRIGKAVISEQLAACVTILGTCQSLYRWNGKIQESAESLMMIKTTARCYERLQKRIKGLHSYAVPEIVAVSITKGLPDYLDWVRSSVRK, encoded by the coding sequence ATGGAAGTCATTGTTTTTGTTACAACTAAATCGGCCTGGGTGGCAAAGAGGATCGGAAAAGCGGTGATCAGTGAGCAACTGGCCGCTTGTGTCACGATCCTCGGCACATGTCAGTCGCTCTATCGATGGAATGGGAAAATACAGGAAAGCGCGGAGTCATTGATGATGATCAAGACCACCGCCCGCTGTTATGAAAGGTTGCAGAAGAGAATTAAGGGACTCCATAGCTATGCTGTCCCAGAGATAGTGGCAGTATCCATCACGAAGGGCCTTCCCGACTATCTTGATTGGGTCAGAAGCTCAGTTCGTAAGTAG
- a CDS encoding rhodanese-like domain-containing protein: MGFTITPRELKEQLDKGNKPVLLDVREPWEYSLAKLEGSLLIPLGTLPHSLDQLDRNAEIIAYCHHGMRSADATSFLLQQGFANVKNLIGGIDAWSVQVDASVPRYR; encoded by the coding sequence ATGGGCTTTACGATTACGCCGCGAGAACTAAAGGAGCAGCTCGATAAAGGGAACAAGCCGGTCTTGTTGGATGTGCGGGAACCCTGGGAATATTCCTTGGCCAAGCTTGAGGGGTCCCTCCTCATTCCGCTTGGGACACTGCCGCATTCGTTGGATCAACTAGATCGGAATGCCGAGATCATCGCCTACTGTCATCACGGCATGAGAAGCGCCGACGCGACGAGTTTCCTGCTCCAGCAGGGGTTTGCCAACGTAAAGAATCTCATCGGGGGAATCGATGCGTGGAGTGTTCAGGTGGACGCCTCTGTTCCGCGCTATCGATAA
- a CDS encoding SDR family oxidoreductase has product MKVLVTGGAGFIGSHLVDRLVQEGHDVVVVDNLSTGKRKNVNRAATFYKADIQSSRLERVFRNERPSVIMHLAAQMNVRRSVDDPMFDASVNILGTLNVIEQAARHGARKVVFASSGGAIYGEQDIFPAPESHPTRPLSPYGISKLSGEHYLSYYQRASGIQAVSLRFANVYGPRQDPEGEAGVVAIFIQKMLTGEQPVINGNGRQTRDFVFVEDVVEANLLVMGQGIEGVFNVGTSSETTVNELFAILKELTKSDCKEVHGPAKKGEQLRSTIDATKLRQQLGWEPKVGLSDGLRKTVEYFSGRLR; this is encoded by the coding sequence ATGAAGGTTTTGGTGACAGGGGGGGCGGGGTTTATCGGGTCTCATCTCGTCGATCGGCTGGTTCAAGAAGGCCATGATGTCGTGGTTGTGGACAACTTGTCGACGGGGAAGCGAAAGAACGTGAATCGTGCGGCAACCTTCTATAAAGCGGACATCCAAAGTTCCCGATTGGAGCGGGTGTTTCGCAATGAACGTCCATCGGTCATCATGCATCTCGCGGCTCAGATGAACGTGCGGCGTTCCGTCGACGATCCGATGTTCGATGCGAGCGTCAATATTCTAGGCACCTTGAACGTGATAGAACAGGCCGCCCGACACGGCGCAAGGAAAGTGGTGTTCGCCTCATCCGGAGGGGCCATTTATGGCGAACAGGACATTTTCCCCGCTCCTGAATCGCATCCCACCCGGCCCTTGTCGCCGTACGGAATCAGCAAGCTCAGCGGCGAGCATTATCTGTCGTACTACCAGCGCGCCAGCGGCATCCAGGCCGTCAGCCTGCGCTTTGCCAATGTATACGGGCCTCGGCAAGATCCTGAGGGCGAAGCGGGAGTCGTCGCGATTTTTATTCAGAAGATGTTGACAGGAGAGCAGCCGGTGATCAATGGAAACGGACGGCAAACGCGGGATTTCGTTTTTGTGGAGGACGTCGTCGAGGCCAATCTATTGGTCATGGGCCAGGGAATCGAAGGCGTGTTCAATGTGGGCACGTCTTCGGAAACGACGGTGAATGAACTCTTTGCCATCCTCAAAGAACTGACGAAATCGGACTGCAAGGAGGTACATGGCCCCGCGAAAAAGGGTGAACAGTTGCGGAGCACCATCGACGCAACCAAGCTCCGCCAGCAATTAGGATGGGAACCTAAAGTCGGCCTGTCCGATGGCCTGCGCAAGACTGTCGAGTATTTCAGCGGGCGATTGAGGTAG
- a CDS encoding TlyA family RNA methyltransferase — protein MPSIGKNSPRELPRERLDLVLVRSGLARSREQAVRLIMAGTVRIAGKVIDKPATLVRADESIELTKRETCYVSRSGEKLAVALDAFGIIPTGWIAMDVGASTGGFTDCLLRRGVARVYAVDVGYGQLAWSLRQDHRVVVIDRQNIRYLSPDRIPEPIHIAVVDVSFISLTLVLPVVVHYLAGGAWLVALVKPQFEVGKGQVGRGGIVRQEGQRQAVLEKIVTFAQGCGLTYVSSLDSPIAGQKGNREFLVGWRWGGGRCDQSVMEGRDGSGRLGSSGHEVRG, from the coding sequence GTGCCATCGATCGGTAAGAATTCGCCCCGAGAGTTGCCTCGCGAGCGGTTGGACTTGGTGTTGGTCCGAAGCGGTCTCGCACGGAGCCGAGAACAGGCGGTTCGGTTGATCATGGCGGGAACGGTTCGTATCGCAGGAAAAGTGATCGACAAGCCGGCGACCCTTGTTCGCGCAGATGAGTCCATCGAGTTGACGAAGCGAGAAACCTGCTATGTCAGCCGAAGCGGAGAGAAATTGGCGGTGGCGCTCGATGCGTTTGGAATCATCCCGACGGGCTGGATCGCCATGGACGTCGGTGCGTCAACGGGAGGGTTTACGGATTGTCTGCTGCGTCGAGGCGTCGCGCGTGTTTATGCGGTAGATGTCGGATACGGGCAACTGGCTTGGTCGCTTCGCCAGGACCATCGTGTTGTCGTCATCGATCGTCAAAACATTCGGTATCTCTCTCCTGATCGTATCCCGGAGCCAATCCACATTGCCGTGGTCGATGTCTCGTTTATTTCGTTGACACTCGTCCTCCCGGTTGTCGTCCACTACCTCGCTGGCGGTGCCTGGCTGGTTGCGCTGGTCAAGCCCCAGTTCGAGGTGGGGAAAGGGCAGGTCGGCCGGGGTGGGATTGTTCGTCAAGAGGGCCAGCGTCAGGCCGTTCTCGAAAAGATCGTGACATTTGCACAGGGCTGTGGTCTAACCTATGTGTCAAGCCTCGATTCTCCCATTGCCGGCCAGAAGGGGAACAGAGAATTCTTGGTTGGCTGGAGATGGGGTGGAGGTAGATGTGACCAATCGGTTATGGAAGGTCGAGATGGGTCCGGGCGACTTGGATCATCGGGGCATGAGGTGAGAGGTTGA
- the xseB gene encoding exodeoxyribonuclease VII small subunit → MAAVKFEQAMARLETIVEELERGELPLDESLKIFEEGIRLSKTCLKMLNEAERKVEILVQDRDGKRSLRAVTLDDMDGDQPSSLS, encoded by the coding sequence GTGGCGGCTGTGAAATTTGAGCAAGCGATGGCTCGGCTTGAAACCATCGTCGAAGAACTGGAGCGGGGCGAACTCCCGCTTGATGAATCTCTGAAGATCTTCGAGGAAGGCATCCGCTTGTCGAAAACCTGTCTGAAGATGCTCAATGAGGCCGAGCGGAAAGTGGAAATCCTTGTGCAGGATCGAGACGGAAAACGGAGCTTGCGTGCCGTAACATTAGACGACATGGATGGCGATCAGCCATCGTCACTTTCCTAA
- the xseA gene encoding exodeoxyribonuclease VII large subunit, with amino-acid sequence MSTRLSPSSHQPSLFQPETRARILTVSALTALIRSHLEEPFRDIWLEGEVSNVRMPASGHVYFTLKDEASQIRAILFRLAAQQLRFDLREGLHVIVRGRLSVYEPRGDYQVVVEYAEPKGIGALQLAFEQLKERLAGEGLFDSTKKRPLPFLPKRVGIVSSLAGAALHDMLVVMERRCPIAHIVVAPVPVQGADAAPLIAEAIAALGASQLIDVMIVGRGGGSLEDLWCFNDERVVRAIVASSVPVVSAVGHETDVTLADFAADCRAPTPSAAAEAVVPVLDELLTQIGDRSVRLRRAMRHRIDLARRSCLVIEGRLRERAFPVYRHAQRLDDAWSRLQSKVVRDQSDRRHRLQKLSYGILAYGPHQTVRASVLKVTHLQVRLRDHVNVFLSKRRHPLARLLGQLHSLSPLATLQRGFSVLQTLPQGQVVWRADQVRVGQIIKARVAVGHLLCQVREIHGGPDSA; translated from the coding sequence ATGAGCACGCGACTGTCGCCATCATCTCACCAACCATCGTTGTTTCAGCCCGAGACGCGCGCCCGCATTCTGACGGTCTCCGCGCTCACGGCGTTGATTCGTTCCCACCTGGAAGAACCCTTCCGAGACATTTGGCTTGAAGGGGAGGTGTCCAACGTGCGGATGCCGGCCTCGGGCCATGTGTACTTTACCCTCAAGGATGAGGCCAGCCAGATTCGGGCGATTCTCTTCCGCCTGGCTGCGCAACAGCTTCGGTTCGACCTGCGCGAAGGGCTGCATGTGATCGTGCGCGGACGGCTGTCGGTCTACGAACCGCGGGGCGACTATCAGGTGGTGGTGGAGTATGCGGAGCCGAAAGGCATCGGGGCGCTCCAGCTTGCCTTTGAACAACTGAAAGAGCGATTGGCCGGTGAAGGCCTGTTCGACTCGACCAAGAAACGTCCGCTCCCGTTTCTGCCAAAGCGTGTCGGCATCGTGTCCTCGCTGGCGGGGGCCGCGCTCCATGACATGCTCGTGGTGATGGAGCGGCGCTGTCCTATTGCGCATATCGTCGTGGCGCCGGTGCCGGTTCAAGGAGCGGACGCGGCCCCATTGATCGCGGAGGCCATTGCGGCGTTAGGTGCCTCTCAATTGATCGACGTGATGATTGTGGGGCGCGGCGGGGGGTCGCTCGAAGACCTGTGGTGCTTTAATGACGAGCGGGTCGTGCGAGCCATTGTCGCTTCTTCCGTGCCGGTGGTGTCGGCCGTCGGGCATGAAACGGACGTGACATTGGCGGATTTTGCTGCGGACTGTCGCGCCCCGACCCCGTCTGCAGCGGCGGAAGCAGTCGTGCCGGTCCTGGATGAGTTGCTGACGCAGATCGGGGACCGTTCGGTCAGGCTGCGCAGGGCCATGCGGCATCGCATCGACTTGGCTCGGCGGTCCTGCCTGGTCATCGAAGGGCGCCTGCGGGAACGGGCGTTCCCCGTCTATCGTCACGCCCAGCGGCTTGATGATGCCTGGTCTCGCTTGCAGTCGAAGGTGGTTCGTGATCAGTCCGATCGACGGCACCGACTCCAGAAGCTTTCCTATGGGATATTGGCTTATGGTCCGCACCAGACTGTCCGCGCCTCGGTCCTGAAGGTGACCCATTTGCAAGTCCGGCTCAGGGATCATGTGAACGTGTTCCTGTCGAAGCGGCGGCACCCACTGGCGCGTCTTCTGGGGCAACTTCACAGCCTCAGTCCGTTGGCCACTTTGCAGCGAGGTTTCAGCGTGTTGCAAACTCTGCCGCAGGGGCAGGTGGTGTGGCGCGCCGATCAGGTTCGAGTGGGGCAGATAATCAAGGCTAGGGTCGCCGTCGGCCATCTCCTGTGTCAAGTTCGCGAAATTCATGGCGGCCCTGACTCGGCTTGA
- a CDS encoding TIGR00282 family metallophosphoesterase, with translation MKVLLIGDIMGEPGRRAVLRCLPKLIGQQGIDLVVANAENAAGGFGITPDLADELFEVGVSVITTGNHAWDKKEILDYFKTERRLLRPANYPPGVPGSGAVIVETPGGEKVAILHLMGRTFLPTIDCPFQVGQREVARLKQETPAVLVDMHAEATSEKMAMGYYLDGSVTAVVGTHTHVQTADEQILPKGTAYITDIGMTGPIHSVIGIKKEMAIEKFLTQMPRRFEVAGGPAIFCAVLVELDGRLGKALRIERFRLSE, from the coding sequence ATGAAAGTTCTTCTCATCGGAGACATCATGGGAGAGCCGGGCCGGCGGGCCGTGCTCCGCTGCCTGCCCAAGCTTATCGGGCAACAGGGGATCGACCTGGTGGTGGCGAACGCGGAGAATGCGGCCGGCGGGTTCGGCATCACGCCGGACTTGGCCGACGAATTGTTTGAAGTCGGCGTCTCCGTGATCACGACCGGGAACCACGCCTGGGACAAGAAGGAAATCCTGGACTATTTTAAGACCGAGCGGCGGCTCCTCCGCCCGGCCAATTACCCGCCTGGCGTTCCGGGCTCAGGGGCCGTGATCGTCGAGACCCCGGGTGGCGAGAAGGTGGCGATTCTTCATCTGATGGGGCGAACGTTTCTCCCGACGATCGATTGTCCCTTTCAGGTCGGTCAGCGCGAGGTCGCTCGGCTCAAGCAGGAGACTCCCGCGGTGTTGGTCGATATGCATGCCGAGGCCACATCTGAAAAAATGGCCATGGGATATTATCTAGACGGGAGCGTGACCGCGGTGGTGGGGACTCATACCCACGTTCAGACGGCGGATGAGCAGATCTTGCCCAAGGGAACGGCCTATATTACGGACATCGGGATGACGGGGCCGATCCATTCGGTCATCGGCATCAAGAAGGAAATGGCGATCGAGAAGTTCCTGACGCAGATGCCAAGGCGCTTTGAAGTGGCCGGCGGTCCGGCCATTTTCTGTGCAGTCTTGGTCGAGTTGGACGGCCGTCTGGGGAAAGCCCTTCGGATCGAACGCTTCCGGCTCAGCGAATGA
- the rny gene encoding ribonuclease Y, translating into MSDLVTYLAVALVSMLCGIGGYELLRRRTALAAKDRAQEEARQIVQTAAREAETRVKEAKLEAKDLLIQAKAELEREQKEKTIVLQEQERRFLQREELLDRKAGGLEKREQDLSKRERELDRREAGLQEKETACAQALREHREALERVAGMTAEEAKRHLLAEYESQVRIEAAGLSKRTIEEAKENAEREAREIIATSIQRVTRDYVSEATISMVPIPNDAMKGRIIGREGRNIRAIEAATGIDLIIDETPEAVIISGFDPLRREIAKVSLERLMQDGRIHPTRIEEIVEKVKTDVEKLMIEEAEKVIFEVGLADFHPEIVKILGRLKYRTSYGQNNLYHAREAAYICGIMASELGLDVKLAKRGALLHDIGKAVSHEEEGPHAMLGAEIAKRYGESEKVVNAIAAHHEQVEPICPETVLVASAEALSAARPGARREALESYVKRLEKLESLAVGQRGVQKAYAIQAGREIRVIVKQEDLSDSEAFQLSRELAKKIEQELTYPGQIKVTVIRESRYVEYAK; encoded by the coding sequence TTGTCGGACCTAGTGACCTATCTGGCTGTTGCCCTCGTGAGCATGTTGTGCGGGATCGGAGGGTATGAGCTGCTCCGGCGCCGCACGGCGCTGGCAGCCAAAGACCGTGCCCAGGAGGAGGCGCGGCAAATCGTCCAGACTGCCGCGCGGGAAGCAGAGACCCGCGTCAAGGAAGCGAAACTTGAAGCGAAAGACCTTCTGATACAGGCTAAAGCGGAACTGGAGCGCGAGCAGAAGGAAAAAACAATCGTTCTGCAAGAACAGGAGCGCCGGTTTCTCCAGCGGGAGGAACTGCTCGATCGGAAGGCCGGAGGCTTGGAGAAGCGCGAGCAGGACCTATCCAAGCGGGAACGGGAGTTGGATCGCCGCGAGGCGGGGCTCCAGGAGAAAGAGACCGCTTGCGCGCAGGCCTTGCGAGAGCATCGCGAGGCGCTGGAGCGAGTGGCCGGAATGACCGCAGAGGAAGCCAAGCGGCATCTTCTGGCGGAGTATGAAAGCCAGGTCCGCATCGAGGCCGCCGGGCTGTCCAAGCGGACGATCGAAGAGGCAAAAGAAAACGCGGAGCGGGAGGCGCGGGAGATCATCGCGACCTCGATTCAGCGCGTCACGCGCGATTATGTGAGCGAGGCCACCATCTCCATGGTGCCGATCCCCAACGATGCCATGAAGGGCCGGATCATCGGGCGGGAAGGCCGCAACATTCGGGCGATCGAAGCGGCGACCGGTATCGATTTGATCATCGATGAGACGCCCGAAGCGGTCATCATCTCGGGCTTCGACCCCTTGCGCCGGGAAATCGCGAAGGTCTCGCTGGAGCGGCTCATGCAGGACGGTCGCATCCATCCGACGCGGATCGAGGAAATCGTCGAAAAGGTGAAGACCGATGTCGAGAAATTGATGATCGAAGAGGCCGAGAAGGTCATTTTCGAAGTGGGGCTCGCCGATTTCCATCCGGAGATCGTCAAGATCCTCGGACGATTGAAGTATCGGACCAGCTACGGGCAGAACAACCTGTATCATGCCCGGGAGGCGGCGTACATCTGCGGGATTATGGCTTCCGAATTGGGGCTGGACGTAAAGTTGGCCAAGCGCGGCGCCTTGCTTCATGACATCGGAAAGGCGGTCAGCCATGAGGAGGAGGGGCCGCACGCGATGCTGGGGGCCGAGATCGCCAAGCGATACGGCGAAAGCGAAAAAGTGGTCAACGCCATCGCGGCCCATCACGAGCAGGTGGAGCCGATTTGTCCGGAAACCGTGCTGGTGGCGTCGGCGGAGGCGCTGTCCGCCGCCAGGCCCGGGGCCCGGCGGGAGGCGCTGGAATCCTATGTGAAGCGGCTGGAGAAGCTGGAATCCTTGGCGGTGGGGCAGCGCGGCGTCCAAAAGGCCTATGCCATCCAGGCCGGTCGCGAGATTCGCGTGATCGTCAAGCAGGAAGATCTGTCGGACAGCGAGGCCTTCCAGCTCTCACGGGAGCTGGCGAAGAAGATCGAGCAGGAACTGACCTATCCGGGCCAGATCAAGGTGACGGTGATCCGGGAAAGCCGGTATGTCGAATATGCCAAATAG
- a CDS encoding cell division protein ZapA, which translates to MARTVEVEIYGQRYTLRGEADEQYVKRVAQFVDDHMKAVAQGMRTATLSKLAVLAAVNIAHELFQAEQQRTEKEADVERRMLSLMESIEEQVQSALPR; encoded by the coding sequence TTGGCTAGGACCGTCGAGGTCGAGATCTACGGACAGCGGTACACGCTCCGGGGCGAAGCGGATGAACAATATGTGAAACGGGTGGCCCAATTCGTCGATGACCACATGAAGGCCGTTGCCCAAGGGATGCGGACCGCGACGCTTTCCAAGTTGGCGGTCCTAGCAGCCGTGAATATTGCCCATGAATTGTTCCAGGCCGAACAACAGCGGACCGAAAAAGAAGCGGATGTCGAGCGGCGTATGTTGTCGCTGATGGAATCCATCGAGGAGCAGGTCCAGTCCGCGCTTCCTCGATAA
- a CDS encoding transglycosylase SLT domain-containing protein, translating to MIRVIGATALSIGLAAAAVSAVTDNSNHRVPGTEAFGCEEAEGCFRAALAEQKNVTRSALNGVEGQSKFDLQLDRLHLLMEKHPGSVWAKRAGLVTGVLLRERDPGRAVQFLRSARRDFPLLEDYLRLWMGQALLKLGDIAEAAALMESIREVAPDSPLATRAVFEAAEAWYRAGQCDRAVDLFATALRADEKESVAPVGWLHLADCHLQLSQPADAQAALRSLWVKLPQTPEAREAYARLTGSSANGQPWSPTAEDRYQRAKEFHAQAFHEEAVEEFRQFLSMTNRDPRIADAKYKLALSLVRLKRYEQAKFVFQDVIAGQTPEAGEATVWLARVYLRQSEGDQLLALSQTPPKAALTHEQRAMLNILRGVWLEDQGQMEQAIAAYRKVDSPEAGIHRVDGLWKMAWARYQAGQWKEAIAALQRLVDAKESEALVPQALYWMARASDRLKNHDGASLRAQLCARYPVTYYCQLVRQAGQAQADGLNRMDADAVLPGPEQLPPDKREEVTRDRAYRRAVELRLLGMGPDAARELAILTRRYGKDAAVVLALSRLLSEAGAHGQALRLARLHFREDLELRGNVPLPALWRVGYPTAFVPAQAAQGVDPDLVSAIIREESQYDGRAVSRVGALGLMQVMPATANTVAKKLGLAEVKRDDLFDEETNVRIGARYVAQLLEQFSGNVIYTVAAYNAGPQAVNGWIAKHGRREPDEFVELIPYQETRLYVKRVLRSYREYQRLRQGQAHGQGT from the coding sequence TTGATCCGAGTCATCGGAGCGACGGCCTTGTCGATCGGTCTCGCGGCGGCTGCGGTCTCGGCCGTCACCGACAACAGTAACCATCGTGTTCCGGGAACCGAGGCCTTCGGCTGTGAGGAGGCCGAGGGTTGTTTTCGCGCGGCTCTTGCGGAACAGAAAAACGTAACTCGGTCGGCCCTCAATGGGGTCGAGGGGCAGTCGAAATTCGACCTCCAGCTTGATCGGCTTCACTTGCTGATGGAGAAGCATCCGGGCTCCGTTTGGGCCAAACGCGCAGGATTGGTCACTGGAGTCCTGTTGCGCGAGCGGGACCCCGGCCGCGCCGTCCAGTTTCTCCGGTCGGCCAGGCGGGACTTTCCGCTGCTGGAGGATTATCTGCGGTTGTGGATGGGGCAGGCGCTGCTGAAGCTCGGCGACATCGCCGAGGCGGCGGCGCTGATGGAATCCATCCGGGAAGTCGCGCCGGACAGCCCCTTGGCGACCAGGGCTGTCTTTGAAGCGGCGGAAGCCTGGTACCGAGCGGGCCAGTGTGATCGGGCTGTCGATCTTTTCGCGACGGCCCTACGGGCAGACGAGAAGGAATCCGTGGCTCCGGTCGGCTGGCTCCACCTCGCTGACTGCCACCTCCAACTCAGCCAACCTGCCGACGCTCAAGCGGCCCTTCGCTCTCTCTGGGTCAAATTGCCTCAAACGCCTGAAGCACGGGAAGCCTATGCGCGGTTGACCGGCTCCTCGGCCAACGGCCAGCCATGGAGCCCCACGGCGGAGGACCGATATCAACGGGCGAAGGAGTTCCATGCGCAGGCGTTTCATGAGGAAGCGGTCGAAGAGTTTCGGCAGTTTCTCTCCATGACCAATAGGGACCCGCGTATCGCCGACGCCAAGTATAAATTGGCACTCTCGCTGGTGCGGCTCAAGCGGTATGAACAGGCCAAGTTTGTGTTCCAGGACGTGATCGCCGGGCAGACTCCCGAGGCCGGGGAGGCGACCGTGTGGTTGGCTCGGGTCTACCTTCGCCAATCGGAGGGTGACCAACTGCTGGCCTTGAGTCAGACTCCACCCAAGGCGGCGCTGACCCATGAGCAGCGGGCCATGCTCAACATTCTCCGCGGCGTGTGGCTCGAGGACCAGGGTCAGATGGAACAGGCCATTGCGGCCTATCGGAAAGTCGATAGCCCGGAGGCCGGCATCCATCGCGTGGATGGGCTGTGGAAAATGGCATGGGCTCGCTATCAGGCGGGGCAATGGAAAGAGGCGATTGCTGCGCTGCAACGTCTCGTCGACGCGAAGGAGAGCGAGGCGCTTGTTCCGCAGGCGTTGTATTGGATGGCTCGGGCGTCGGACCGATTGAAAAACCACGACGGGGCTTCGTTGCGCGCCCAACTATGCGCCCGATATCCCGTCACGTATTATTGCCAGCTTGTTCGCCAGGCCGGGCAGGCTCAAGCTGATGGGCTGAACAGGATGGATGCGGATGCGGTCCTGCCTGGACCCGAGCAACTTCCTCCTGATAAACGTGAGGAGGTCACGCGGGACCGGGCCTATCGCCGCGCGGTGGAGCTTCGGCTGCTGGGGATGGGGCCGGACGCAGCCAGGGAACTTGCGATTCTGACCCGCCGCTACGGAAAGGATGCCGCCGTGGTCTTGGCCTTGTCGCGCCTGCTGAGCGAGGCCGGCGCGCATGGTCAGGCATTGCGGCTTGCCCGCCTGCACTTCCGAGAGGATTTGGAATTGCGCGGCAACGTGCCTTTGCCGGCCCTTTGGCGCGTCGGGTATCCGACCGCCTTTGTGCCGGCTCAGGCCGCGCAGGGCGTGGACCCGGATCTGGTGTCGGCCATCATCAGAGAGGAGAGCCAATATGACGGACGGGCGGTCTCCAGAGTCGGGGCACTGGGGCTGATGCAGGTGATGCCGGCGACCGCGAACACCGTCGCCAAAAAACTGGGGCTCGCCGAGGTCAAGCGCGACGATCTCTTTGACGAAGAGACCAATGTCCGGATCGGTGCTCGCTATGTGGCCCAATTGCTCGAACAGTTCTCGGGCAACGTCATCTATACGGTGGCGGCCTACAATGCCGGTCCCCAGGCCGTGAACGGATGGATCGCTAAACATGGCCGGCGTGAGCCGGATGAATTCGTCGAGTTGATTCCCTATCAGGAGACGCGGCTATACGTCAAACGTGTCCTGCGCAGCTATCGGGAGTATCAACGGCTTCGCCAAGGGCAGGCTCACGGCCAGGGTACATAG